ACAGGGGAGAGATATCATGTTTACTTCTTTTTTGTATTGCTCCATTAAATTACTGAACTTCTTTTCAGCAAGTGTCATCGGAGTCGCCATAATAATTATACTTTTACCCCTACTTATTTCCACAGCAGGCTTTAGTGCTGGCTCTATACCAATTATAGGTATGTCCTTATATCTCTCACGAAGATCATCTATAGCTGCACTAGTTGCAGTATTACAAGCAATTACTACTACTTTTACCCCTTTATCCAAAAGAAAATCTACTGCATTAAAAGTTAATTTTTTAACTTCATTTACATCTTTAGTTCCATAAGGCGCATTTATTGAATCTCCGAAATACACAAAATCTTCATTGGGCAGTATTTTTAAAGATTCCTTTAATACACTTATGCCACCAACTCCTGAGTCAAAAAATCCTATTGGTCTTTCTTTATTATTCACATTATCACCGCCATATTAAGATTATAATTCTACATTTATTTTATAAAATGAAAGCTATACATTATCATAACCACATTTTTTAGTCACACATACACATTGTATTAAATAATATATTATTAAGTCTATCCATTTAGTTAAATAATAACATAAAGGAGGAAACATTATGCCTTCGGCACCTAATTTCAATAAAATAAAAGATTCAATAAGCAATGGATTTGGAGTTATCTCAAACAAGTCTGAAATTTTTATCGAAATATCTAAACTTAAATATAAAATTCATTCTGAAGAAAATAGTATGGAAGATCTGTACAAAGATATGGGAAAGGAATTGTACACACTTTTCAAAACTAATAACCATATCGATGACTCCCTATTAGATTATTGTAATACATTAAAGAAAATAGAAACCCGCATAAAAGCTCTTGAAAAAGAACTTCATAAAATTGATAATAAAAACTAAAAGCTTATTTTGTATAATATATAAAATAGTGATGAACCGCACTATTTTATATATTTTTTTGATCATGTTTATATAATTACATCCTTATCTTCACTATGTAATCTATTTAGATGTTTAATTTCTACAAATAGGAATATGGCTGTTAAAATTGAAGCTATTGCATCTGAGCTAGGCCCTGACATCCATACACCATTTAATTCATAAAATCTTGGTAAAATAAATAACAATGGTATAAGGATTATAACTTGCCTGCTTAGTCCTAAAAATATGGATATTTTAGCTTTACCTATAGCTTGAAAATAGTTGGAACTAACTATTTGAAAGCCTATTACAGGAATCATAAATAGGTATATTCTAATGCCATGGGCACCTATAGCTAGCAGTTCTGGGTCCTTATTAAATATACTTATAAGTTGTTTCGGAAATAACTGTATAATTATAAATCCAGTGGTTGTAATCACTGTAGCTGCGAGTATTGCCAGTTTTAAAGCTTGCTTTACACGATTATATTTTTTTGCTCCATAATTGTATCCAATAATTGGTTGGCACCCTTGGTTTATTCCAAAAATAGGCATTAGTACCATCATGGCGATACTCATAATAACTCCCATAGATCCCAGGGCTAAATCACCACCATATTTAACTAAACTTCTATTAGAAATAATAGTTACTATACTTGCTGCTATTTGCATGGAAAATGGAGACATGCCTATAGCAAAAATACCCATTACAACCTTAGCATTTAATCTTAAATTTTTGTAGCGTATTTTTAATACACTCTTTCCACCAAAGAAATAGTATAATACCCATATAGTATTTACAGCTTGTGAAATAACCGTTGCAATAGCTGCTCCTCTAGTTCCCATATGGAAAACAAAAATGAAAAGTGGATCTAAAATTGTATTTAATATTCCACCAATTAACATTGTAAACATAGCTACTCTTGGATTTCCTTCAGATCGTATAGAATTATTAAGTCCAAAGCCTATATTTTGAAAGATTACACCTATAAGTATTATTGTTATATATTCCTTGGCATAAGGCAAGGTCTCACTACTAGCCCCAAATTTTAATAGCATAGGTTCTAAAAATATAAGCCCTATAATAGTTACTAAAATCGAGGTTATGATAATGAGGGTAAGGGCATTTCCTAAAATACGTTCTGCCTCTTCTTTTTTTTGTTGTCCAAGTTTTATAGATATAAGTGCCGCAGTTCCAATTCCTACTAACATTCCAAAAGCTAGAATTATATTAGCAATGGGGAATGTAACTGTAACTCCTGTTAAGGCAATCTTCCCCACCCCTTCTATATGACCTATAAATATTCTATCTACCACGTTATACAGTGCATTAACTAGCATGCCTACAATGGCTGGAATAGAGAACTTCATAAGTAGCTTACCTATATTCTCTTCTCCTAATTGTTTTGATTTATCCAACTAATCACCCATTTCATATAATGCAAAATAACCAACCTTATATTAAATCCCATGTTGGTTATTTTATATATTATTTATTTATCCATATATTATTAATTTATTTATTTATTAATTCCTTTAATTTTTCTACTATGTACTCATTAAGTTCGATATCTCCAATATATGTTTTATTCTCAACAAAATCAGGCTTTACTCTAAAGAAATTAATCACTAGTTTATTTCCTGTAATTATATACTCATCTGAATGTAGTGGTGAGAATATAACCTCTATTTCATTATATTTATTAGCACCTTTAAGTTGTGAAAGTTTCCCTACTAGACTCGCCAAATTAAGTTTCTTTATAGGGGCAGCCATAGCATTTGTATACTCAGCGTCCTCCATCATCCACATATTGTTATTCCAAAATTTTCTTTCCTTCTTGTTTCCAGTAAAAGGTTCCCTATTCTTTATTGCACTTAAAGCTCTTCTTACTGATTCTCCATTAAATTCCTCATCATAGGCACAGGTTAACCCTGGCATATCAGCTACGTCATAGAAAAATTTTTCTGCCACATTCTCTTTTTCACTTGCCGCTTGCCAAAAATAAAGCATAGCTTCTACC
This DNA window, taken from Clostridium estertheticum, encodes the following:
- the murI gene encoding glutamate racemase, which codes for MNNKERPIGFFDSGVGGISVLKESLKILPNEDFVYFGDSINAPYGTKDVNEVKKLTFNAVDFLLDKGVKVVVIACNTATSAAIDDLRERYKDIPIIGIEPALKPAVEISRGKSIIIMATPMTLAEKKFSNLMEQYKKEVNMISLPCAGLVELIENGIVEGDQIQGYLRDKLKEFMHLDVASIVLGCTHYPFIKNELVKIVGEKTIIIDGSVGTVNQLKRQLTRNNLLNEKKTKGIVTIYSSSINSSSSANSNMIDLSYKLLKI
- a CDS encoding zinc ribbon domain-containing protein yields the protein MPSAPNFNKIKDSISNGFGVISNKSEIFIEISKLKYKIHSEENSMEDLYKDMGKELYTLFKTNNHIDDSLLDYCNTLKKIETRIKALEKELHKIDNKN
- a CDS encoding MATE family efflux transporter, encoding MDKSKQLGEENIGKLLMKFSIPAIVGMLVNALYNVVDRIFIGHIEGVGKIALTGVTVTFPIANIILAFGMLVGIGTAALISIKLGQQKKEEAERILGNALTLIIITSILVTIIGLIFLEPMLLKFGASSETLPYAKEYITIILIGVIFQNIGFGLNNSIRSEGNPRVAMFTMLIGGILNTILDPLFIFVFHMGTRGAAIATVISQAVNTIWVLYYFFGGKSVLKIRYKNLRLNAKVVMGIFAIGMSPFSMQIAASIVTIISNRSLVKYGGDLALGSMGVIMSIAMMVLMPIFGINQGCQPIIGYNYGAKKYNRVKQALKLAILAATVITTTGFIIIQLFPKQLISIFNKDPELLAIGAHGIRIYLFMIPVIGFQIVSSNYFQAIGKAKISIFLGLSRQVIILIPLLFILPRFYELNGVWMSGPSSDAIASILTAIFLFVEIKHLNRLHSEDKDVII